A section of the Methanoregula formicica SMSP genome encodes:
- a CDS encoding Mrp/NBP35 family ATP-binding protein, which yields MAKKSLPNTPVKPADEECKQECSSCATASSCPSAKNGQAGLPPKAEMDVRHVIMVLSGKGGVGKSTVSVNLAYALSNHGRKVGLLDLDMHGPNIPKMLGIEEHKLTTMDNKIEPVRVTGKLSVISMAFLLPDTSTPIIWRGPMKMAAIQQFLSDVNWGPLDYLVVDLPPGTGDEALTIAQLAPNVRGAVIVTTPQDVATLDARKSAKFIEKLGLPVIGVVENMSGLVCPHCGEQIELFGKGGGKKIAEELAVPYLGAIPLDIEMRKAGDEGRPFIIRRADNPTWKSVDAVMEELIKVVEG from the coding sequence ATGGCAAAGAAATCATTACCCAATACCCCGGTAAAACCGGCGGACGAGGAATGTAAACAGGAGTGCTCAAGCTGCGCTACGGCCTCTTCCTGCCCGTCTGCAAAGAATGGGCAGGCCGGACTCCCGCCCAAGGCAGAGATGGACGTCAGGCATGTCATCATGGTCCTCTCCGGCAAGGGCGGTGTCGGGAAATCGACCGTCTCGGTCAACCTCGCGTACGCGCTTTCGAACCATGGCAGGAAGGTCGGGCTCCTCGACCTTGACATGCACGGTCCCAACATCCCCAAGATGCTCGGGATTGAAGAGCACAAGCTCACGACGATGGACAACAAGATCGAGCCGGTCCGTGTTACCGGTAAGCTTTCTGTCATCTCGATGGCGTTCCTGCTTCCCGACACCAGCACCCCCATCATCTGGCGCGGCCCGATGAAGATGGCGGCCATTCAGCAGTTCCTCTCCGATGTCAACTGGGGGCCTCTCGATTATCTCGTTGTCGACCTCCCGCCGGGCACGGGCGACGAAGCGCTGACCATTGCCCAGCTTGCTCCCAATGTCCGCGGTGCTGTCATTGTCACCACGCCTCAGGATGTTGCAACGCTCGATGCACGCAAGTCCGCAAAATTCATTGAGAAGCTTGGGCTCCCCGTCATCGGTGTCGTCGAGAATATGAGCGGTCTTGTCTGCCCCCACTGCGGCGAGCAGATCGAACTCTTCGGGAAAGGCGGCGGAAAGAAGATTGCCGAAGAACTTGCTGTGCCGTATCTTGGTGCAATCCCCCTCGACATCGAGATGCGGAAAGCCGGGGACGAGGGCCGCCCGTTTATCATCCGCCGTGCCGACAATCCCACGTGGAAGAGCGTTGACGCCGTCATGGAAGAACTCATCAAGGTTGTCGAGGGATAG